From the Paenibacillus tianjinensis genome, the window CTGCCCATCATCTTGGCGACTTGCGGATCGTGGTACGATAGGAATAGACTTTCCCGCGTATCGAGAGCAGAGATTTGTTCAATATCTCCCGTGCTCAGCTCAAAATCAAAAATGTCGAAGTTTTCTACGATCCGCTCTTTTCTCACCGATTTTGGAATAACCACGACTTGACGCTGAACAAGCCAGCGCAACACGACCTGGGCGACGGACTTGTTGTGTTTTTCAGCGATTGAAGCCAGCACTTCGTTACCGAACATGTTGCCCAGTCCTTCAGCAAACGGGGCCCATGACTGGTGCTGAACGTTCTGCTCTCTCATAAAAGCGGCGCTCTCGACCTGCTGGAAGAACGGGTGCGTTTCGATCTGGTTGACTGCAGGAACGATTTCGTTATGCATGATGAGATCCATCAGACGGACAGGGAGGAAGTTGCTGACACCAATCGCCCTGATCTTGCCTTCGCGGTACAGCTCTTCCATCGCACGCCATGCGCCGTAGTAATCGCCGAACGGCTGGTGAATCAGGTACAGATCGAGATAGTCGAGCTGCATACGGTCAAAGAAGCCGCTATGATTACGGGGCTCACTGAGCACGCCGTCCGCTTTTACACGGATAAAGGTCTGGTGCCAAGCGTACAGCGTAGTCATAATAATGTTCGGATGTTCGACGAAGAATCGATTAACTGGCTGCATGGTGTCAAATGCCTCAAACAATCCGGTATGCCGATTGAAGTCATTAAAATATACATCGACCTCTGCCTTGAAGGGGACTCTACCATTCCGCAGCGCTGCGCTCTTATTATGGAGCATAAAGAAGCAGCACTCGTTAAACTTGAAGAAGCCAAACGGCACATTGCCCATTTGGAACAAAAAACCGCTCTGTATCAGGACATCCTGGAGCACCGCTCTCCAGACACAACCAATCCCGGGAACTGGGACAAAATCCAGCATATGCATGGTGATGTGTTTTACTCACCCTCTGTCCGGAAGGCTTGAGATCGATAACAATCACAGCGAGAGGTCGATCAAGCCGTTTGTCATTGGGAGAAAATCCTGATTGTAACTAATACTGGCCCTCATCTTAATAACAAGGTGGGGGCTGTTTGACGTTCCAAAGCACATCAACCACTTCCAAGAAGCTGTTGCCTTAAACTTAAGTTTAAGGTGTACTATGAATTTAAGATTCTCGCTAATTGGTGGGAGTCATGTAAAATCGGAATATATTATCTTACCGGAAATGGAGGTCTCAAGGTGAGTTTATCCATTAAAGAGGCTTCGGAAAGGCTGGGGATTCCTCCTCATACCATCCGATTTTATGAAAGGAAAGGGTTGCTGCCATTTCTTCAACGCGACCCTTACGGAAATCGAATTTTTGAAGAGAGGGACCTGGAATGGATCAACCTGATGATATGGTTTCGCGCGACCGGCATGACCGTTGCCGGATTGGAACAATTCGTCGAGTTGGCCGTCCAGGGCGATTCGACCATTCCGCAAAGACAGGACTTGCTGGAAAAGCACAAGCAGAAGCTTCAAGAAAGGCAATGGGAGCTCGATAGAGCGTTTGAAGCGGTCAATCTAAAACTGGCCAAATATGCGGAAATTCAAAACGAAAAAAGGAAGTGAAGGCTGTGACAACACCTATTGGATTTATTGGA encodes:
- a CDS encoding MerR family transcriptional regulator, coding for MHTVKEAAMITGLTEHAVRFYTDKGLVPSVQRSHNNVRMFDEESINWLHGVKCLKQSGMPIEVIKIYIDLCLEGDSTIPQRCALIMEHKEAALVKLEEAKRHIAHLEQKTALYQDILEHRSPDTTNPGNWDKIQHMHGDVFYSPSVRKA
- a CDS encoding MerR family transcriptional regulator; this encodes MSLSIKEASERLGIPPHTIRFYERKGLLPFLQRDPYGNRIFEERDLEWINLMIWFRATGMTVAGLEQFVELAVQGDSTIPQRQDLLEKHKQKLQERQWELDRAFEAVNLKLAKYAEIQNEKRK